ATTAGCTTCTCGTCAACTTGAATAGTTCCATGAATAACATCTCTTATTGACTTCACAAGATATTGTTCACTATTAAAAAACTTATAAAAGTTTTTACAACTGCTAATTTAACTCAGTAGTTAAACGTCAAGAGACAAGAATAGTAAAGGTGTTAAAATAGAAAATAATTTGGACCACGTTCTGATGAAACTCGATTATTTACTTAAAATCATAAAGAAGCTGTTGAAATTTACGCCATTGGTATTCCTTTTTGTTTACAAATTATTAAACACGTAAGAGAACGTAAAAACAATTTATTAACGTGATACACCCTTTGTCTCTATATGGAGATTAGTAATGCCTTGAATTTAATACTTTCATGACGACACTATGAGTGTGTCCAACAATTTTGTTTGTGGTAATACTCTTAATGAGATAGAAGTATTTCTTGAGAAGTAACTAAGTAATGATAATATATACAATTCTTTAGTACAAGACAAGATCATACTGAGTCATTAGCAATTCTGATTTATCTTTGAGGTTGTATTCAAAAACTTATTAGTTAATCGGACATACACGGAGTTAAAGAAAGAGGTCTCATTGCTAAGATAGGACGCGCGTTTAGTAAGAAACTTCAGTATCAATGTAACCTTAGGCGGGCTAAAGGGAATTCTAAACTTACCGAGGAAAGGCTAACAAGAGCTTGTTTAAGCCAATAAGATAAGTAAGGTTTGGAGAGTGATGTCAAAAAGTCTGTTAAGGATCAGATGAGGAGCGAAGAGAGGATTAAGACTCAAAAGAAAAACAAGGATAACGAGATGAGACTTATACAGTCTCACACTATTCCAGTACAAATGGAAAAAGATATAAAGCTTTATAACTTTAAGTAGTTTCGACATGGCTTGGAATGTGTCTCATGAGGATTTACTTAGGAATTTCTTCGCTGAGGAACTAAAACAAGAAGGAATTGATTATAAGGACATTAAGAAGTTTACTTATAAGGATGACCAAGGATTATATGGTGAAAAAGGTACTAAACACGAGGTTTACATAGTAGCTAAGAATAATAAGGTTTATTTGATTGAGGTAAAATCTCATGGTGAGATATTGACTGGTTTAATTTGAGGTGTAATGTTATCTCAAAAGTATTAAACCTCAAAGATCCTATAAAAATGTTCTTAGCTATCATTGTTGATAAGGAAGCAATAAAGAGGGCAGAAGAATTAGGAATTAAGCTAATTTACGGCGAGGTTAGAACAGAAAAATGCGTGATTTTAATATCGAGAGTTCTTAACCCTTCAATTTAGACTTAACATCCTATAGAGAGTGTTGGAAAACTTGTTCTCTTAATGGGAAAGTAATTATGAAAAACATGCGACACATTTCATCTTACTGTTTGGCAAGTATTTCAAATTTTTACCCGTACAAACAGTCTTTTGTCCCTACACTGTTTCTCAACAACGTACTAGCCATTTTGTTTCCTAATCCACGTCTTTCCTACTCTTATCCATTCCTTTCTTCTTTCTCTGTATATTTCTAGCACATTATTCCAAAATTCTTCATCTTTTTCTAGCACTTTTCCTTCTTCAATTATTTGTAAAATGAATGGGTCTGAAGAGTTGAGTTTCTTTAGGAACACCCTTGTATTCATAAACACAGCGTTTACAATCAAACATGTTAACAACTTTAAGGTAAAGATTGTTATCAACTTTTTTAGGATCTACTGGTATGTTGTCATCTACATAAAGAACGTCGTAATCGCTACTTTCAGTGTAATCTCCTCTAGCCCTAGACCCAAAAAGAATTATTAACCTTTATCTTCTTGTTATAAAAAACAAGAATTATCACTACAATACTTTCAGCACCAGAGAGGCATGAAATAGTAATTACACTTTGCTTTCTGGTTTTTCTTCAGCATCCCAGTTTACTGGTTTTTGGAACAAAGATCTACCCCTTCTTTCTGTTAATTTCAGTCTTTACTTAACCTTGAGAGTTTAATTCTCCTATAAACTGTCCCTTAGGGAGCTAAAAATATCACTGTAAGCATAAGAAAGCATGTATAAACACAATACAGATTTACGTTTTATGTGAAGCGAGGAAAAGGTTCTCTATTCATTCTGAGATTTTAACTTAGACAAAAAAGTGAGAACCGCGATAAGGACTGTGTTAATGAAAATGATTATGTCTGATTATAAATCCAGGTTTAAGTTAGCTGAAAGAGAAAACAATTTTTATCCTCCTCCTACTTACTTTTTGCAAGTGTAATATGATGAGGAAAAGTGATATTATTACTGTTACTATATTAAAGATAATAACGTGAGAAAGAAAGATTTAAATACCGTTTCAAGAGATCAAAATAGTGGGGATGAAGGAGATGATGAAATCCCGGCTAAGCTGACATTGATGAATGGCGTGGCATCTGACCCAGATCCCCTTCATCCCCATTTATATATTTTCATCTTAGTCTAAATAAACTTTTTCTTCACGTTGACTATGTCAATGTGTGGTCATGAAGGTATAAATGGGTCCTATAACTTTCGTATACACTTATTGTTTAACATACGTTTTCGTCTTGTCTTTACGTCGAGATCAATAACGCCTTGAATTTATACCTAGAAGACTACTCTATTAGTGTGCCCAACGATTTTGTTGAGGGATAAGATAAACTATTGTTGCTATTTTATAATTCAATTTTCAAGATATAAGAGTGTGTCCAACAATTTTGTTTTTACAAAAATTATTTAATAAATATGGATTAGAGGAATTATTATAGTTTAATTTCTTCTATTTTTATAACCCAATTTTTTCTTCTTTTAAGCTTTATGAAGAGAACATAGTTTTTCAACTTTTTATCGCAATAATAAAATTGTTAGACACACTCAGATATAAAGTAGCTACACTATAACGGAAATAAATAGGAGCTTGTAGATAATAGTTGGAAAACAATTTCGTGACTTTGAATATTAACTTACATTACGTCATAAAAAGATGAAAATAACACACTCATTTAGACACTCTCAACACTTCTTCATAGTATCTCTTTCCCTCTTTTAAGAAGTCAAAAATGTCTATTAAGACAGTCTTCTCCTCTCTTTTAACCGGTATTAACACTGATAATTCAATTCCCTCTTGTCTAGCTGATTTTATTCTCTGAATAACTGCTTCTAGGTCTATCAAAACTGGCAGAGGTTCCATAACAGCATAGATCTTTCTCGTGATGCTAGAGTACTTCTCTTTTAATTCCCATAGTTCATCACTTGGTAATTTCCCAATACTTGTTTTGGCATCATAAATTACGTTAGTAGAACTTACGTAAATATCTGGTCTTAATCCTTACGAACTTCCTCCTCAACATGTATATTAGCTGGGTCTATTTTCTCGTTTTCAATTAAATGCCTAATAGTAACAGCTTTTAACATTCTGTGAAGACCACTTTCCTCACTGCCCGGGACATCTAGTTTGTTATAATTTCCTTTTACCCATTGTAAACTCTCATTTAACATATCCTCATATCTAATCCTAACATTTGCTAAACCATCATAGAAGCTTTCAGTTATCATAAAACCAGAAATTAGATAAGTTAAAGTTTTTATTTCTGGTAAAGTAAGACTTTTTTCAACAATAGCTTTACTCTCTTGTTTAGTCTGAAACAATAATAATTGTTGATGGTTTTTATCCTATACGAATCTTGTAATTTTCATACAAACATTTTGGAATAACTAGTATAGTAAACTCATCTCCTACAAAACTAGAAATACTAGCATTGAAAATGTTATCGAAATCTGTATCTTTTACATCACATAAGTCGTCGTTCAGCAATATTATTCCGCCTTTGCTTATAATATTAACTAGTTGAGTATAGTTTGCCTTAGAGATTAGAGTTGGATTAAATGAATATCCCTTCATTAATGAGAACCTAACTGCTATTGCTAAAAGAGATTCTTCAATACCACGTTGGTTTCTCAATATATTCTTTCCATTTGTTTTCGCTCAAAGAATCTTTACTTTGATAATTACATCTTGACTACATAATACGTTACTATATTATTTTTACTCTATAAATTTTAAAGGAAAACAAGAATGTTGTAATTTAGTTATAGGCTTTTCTCATAAGTAACGTGAGTTACATAACATATTGTTAAAATACAAAACATTATTTTATTAATTCCCCGTTTAAATCTTTAAGACGTTGTTATACGTGATAATTCTGCTTTAAACTGCATCTTATGTATTTACTAATCAGAATAACTTTTCATAGTATGTTATCAAGTTACTCTCCTTTTGAATATAGAAAATTACGAATTAAAGAATTCAATATGTGATCATATAATGATAGTTACGACTTTCTTTTTTACTAACACTGATTTGAAAGAACATAGCAAGTGAAAATAAGAAACAAAATATATGGTTATTCCTAAAAGGACTTACTCCAACAAGCAAAACCTATGTTCTAATAAAAGGAAATTAGCCTTCAAGAGCTTTATTCCATGTAATTTAGCATATTAATAACATTAGGAATGTTTATCGCTAATAAAAGAGTTTACTGATTAGAACAACGTTATGAGCAGTACTGCTAGGAATACATTAAGCTATTGAAGGCTAAATAGCCCCTATTTATCATTTTATTATATCTCTCCTTCTTTTTATAATACGATGAATGTTGATTTAAGGCAAATAGGGGTTGTAAGATCAGTTAATGAAAAGGGAGAAGGAATAGTAGAGGTCTTTTCAGAGTATGTTGAAGGCTTAGAAGGAATAGAGGATTTTTCTCACATAATTCTTATAGCCTGGTTGCATAGAGTGACTGAAGAGCAGAGAAAGACGTTGAAGGTTAAACCAATGAGAATTCAACATTTACCAGAAGTTGGAGTGTTTTGTACTCACTCTCCTCATAGACCAAATCCTATTGCACTAAGCATAGTAAGACTGGTCAAGAGAAAAGGCAATCTTTTGCACGTTC
The nucleotide sequence above comes from Sulfurisphaera javensis. Encoded proteins:
- the tsaA gene encoding tRNA (N6-threonylcarbamoyladenosine(37)-N6)-methyltransferase TrmO — protein: MNVDLRQIGVVRSVNEKGEGIVEVFSEYVEGLEGIEDFSHIILIAWLHRVTEEQRKTLKVKPMRIQHLPEVGVFCTHSPHRPNPIALSIVRLVKRKGNLLHVQDLDLFVETPILDIKPVSLSFCPKDIKVPEWDKELQKYKK
- a CDS encoding nucleotidyltransferase domain-containing protein, with translation MILFGSRARGDYTESSDYDVLYVDDNIPVDPKKVDNNLYLKVVNMFDCKRCVYEYKGVPKETQLFRPIHFTNN